Proteins co-encoded in one Leptospira inadai serovar Lyme str. 10 genomic window:
- a CDS encoding SBBP repeat-containing protein, with product MRIFLFPTFICFSLLFQFACLKTELSLCDDSNLFEASFIQGLKSRKGASFCGYLKRPLPTASWTRLLGASAATTQASGVTADVSGNVYVTGFTNGNLDGNTLIGSQDVFLTKYDTDGNKLWTKTLGAAGTLGSNGITSDTFGNIYILGSTTVSIDGQPFTGTSDFFVSKYDSNGNRIWTRLLGPTGGSAFGQGIALDSLNNIYIAGYTNGNLDGNVLIGLYDLFLTKYDSNGNKQGTRTLGVVSGHTQVDAITLDSSNSAYLTGYTTGNLDGNTLAGGQDLIVVKYDSNGNKQWTTQLGVAGGSEIGNGITTDMAGNIYATGNTNGNLDGQTLMGTFSLFIVKYDNRGVKQWTRLLGAAGASTYGLGITFDSLNNVFVTGNTSGNLDGNTLTGTQDFYLTKFDSNGVKQSTQQTGVSGFSTTATGVTSDYYDNIYKVGYTPGNLNGQIAVGTQSMYIVKN from the coding sequence ATGAGAATTTTTTTATTTCCGACTTTTATTTGTTTCAGCCTACTATTTCAATTCGCCTGCTTAAAGACGGAGTTATCACTATGCGACGATTCCAATCTTTTTGAGGCTTCCTTTATCCAAGGCTTGAAGTCCCGAAAAGGAGCTTCCTTTTGCGGGTACCTTAAACGCCCGTTGCCGACCGCTTCCTGGACTCGTCTTTTAGGAGCATCCGCAGCTACAACGCAGGCGTCGGGAGTTACAGCGGATGTTTCGGGCAATGTGTATGTCACAGGATTTACGAACGGAAATTTGGACGGAAATACGCTGATCGGGTCCCAAGATGTTTTTTTGACTAAATATGATACGGACGGAAATAAACTTTGGACCAAGACTTTGGGAGCCGCCGGGACATTGGGTTCGAACGGAATTACGTCTGATACATTCGGAAATATTTATATCCTTGGTAGTACTACCGTTAGTATTGATGGGCAGCCGTTTACAGGAACGTCGGATTTTTTCGTTTCAAAGTATGATTCTAACGGTAATAGAATTTGGACTCGCCTATTAGGGCCGACCGGAGGCAGTGCGTTTGGACAAGGAATCGCTTTAGATTCTTTGAATAATATTTACATCGCAGGTTATACGAATGGAAACTTGGATGGGAACGTTCTGATCGGTCTTTACGATTTATTCTTGACGAAGTATGATTCGAACGGCAACAAACAAGGGACTCGTACTTTGGGAGTCGTATCGGGTCACACGCAAGTTGATGCGATCACTCTCGATTCTTCCAACTCCGCGTATCTAACCGGATATACTACCGGCAATTTGGATGGGAACACGCTTGCTGGCGGTCAGGATTTAATCGTAGTAAAATACGATTCGAACGGTAATAAGCAATGGACAACGCAATTGGGAGTTGCTGGCGGTTCTGAAATCGGAAATGGTATCACGACCGATATGGCCGGGAATATTTATGCCACCGGAAATACGAACGGAAATCTAGACGGACAAACGTTAATGGGAACTTTCAGTTTATTTATCGTGAAGTACGATAATAGAGGAGTAAAACAGTGGACTCGCCTCTTGGGAGCCGCAGGTGCATCCACGTACGGGCTAGGTATAACATTCGATTCGCTTAATAACGTGTTTGTCACGGGTAATACGAGCGGTAATTTGGACGGGAATACCTTGACCGGAACTCAAGATTTTTACCTCACAAAATTCGACTCGAACGGCGTTAAACAGTCCACTCAGCAGACGGGTGTAAGCGGATTTTCCACGACTGCGACGGGAGTCACTTCGGATTATTATGATAATATATATAAAGTCGGCTATACGCCGGGAAATCTCAACGGCCAAATAGCTGTCGGAACA